Part of the Janibacter alkaliphilus genome is shown below.
ACGAACCGTCGGCTCTCGGGGTGCTGCGGTAGCCGGCCGCGGTCCGGGAGAAGGTGATCGTCTCGACGCCCTCGGCCATGAGCAGCGGCAGCAGGGCCGGGCCGTAGAAGTTGACGTGCGGCGCCCGCCGTCGGCCGGCCGCCGTGAGGGTGGCCAGGAAGTCGTTGTCGACGACCCGGACCGCCGACCGGGTCGCCACGGCGGTGGGCAGCACGACGAGCAGCGCCGAGCGCAGCGCGGTCTCGAGCCGGGCGCGCCGGGCGTTGGCCGAGTGCTGGATGACGTGCACCGGGAGCACGTCGCGCCGACGGCGGGAGCCGCGCAGCACGCTGAGCGCCAGCGAGCTGTCCTTGCCGCCGCCGAAGGAGACGGCGATCCGCCCGGGGCGGGTCGGCGGCGCCGGTGTCGACGGCAGGGGGTCGCCGCTCGTCTGCAGGGTGACGTGGTCGCTGCCGTGGATCGCGGTCCACCACTCCCGCTGGGCGGCCGGGACCCCTTCGGGCAGGACGACGGTCACCGGTCCGGGCTCGCCGGCCCACACCCGCAGCTGCAGGGAGAGGAAGACGTCCCAGATGGCCGCCCGCGGCAGCCGGTCCAGCCGGACCCCGACGAAGTGGGCCCGCCACCGGGTGCGCCGCTGCAGCGCCGACCCGCCCGGGTGGGTCCAGGAGAAGCCGACCCGCCCGCCGCGGACCACGGGTGGGTTCACGACGATGGTCAGCGGGGCGTTCATGGCCGGTGACGCTACGCCGCGTTCACCCGCTGGTCATGAAACGTGCATGAGGTTTCCCTCATGGACGGCGGTCACCATGCCCCCTGGTGATCACTGCTCCTGATGGTCATCAGGCGCGCAGCGCCCAGGCAGCCACGGCGGCGGCCGCCGCGACGTTGAGCGAGTCGACCTCTCCGGCCATCGGGATGGTCACCGTCAGATCGGCGGCGGTCATGGTCGCCCGGGAGAGCCCGTCGCCCTCGGTGCCGAGCACCAGCGCCAGCCGCTCCGGCGGGTCCGTGGCGAGCCGGTCGAGCGGCACCGCGTGCTCCCCCAGGCCGAGCGCGGCGACCGTGAGGCCGAGCCCGCGCAGGACGTCTGCACCGCCGGGCCAGGGGTCGATCCGGGTCCACGGCACCTGGAAGACGGTGCCCATCGACACCCGCACCGCGCGCCGGTAGAGGGGGTCGGCGCAGCGCGGGGTGATCAGCACGGCGTCGGTGCCGAGCCCGGCGGCGCTGCGGAAGATCGCGCCGACGTTGGTGTGGTCGACGACGTCCTCGATGACCAGCACCCGCCGGGCCT
Proteins encoded:
- a CDS encoding TrmH family RNA methyltransferase, with amino-acid sequence MPTEITDPDDPRLRDYVRLTDVKLRTALEPEGGLYIAESAKVIRRALAAGHRPRSLLMAPRWLEDLADVIDTVEQGGAPVYVGDPRVIETVTGYDVHRGALASMHRPALPSVEATLAEARRVLVIEDVVDHTNVGAIFRSAAGLGTDAVLITPRCADPLYRRAVRVSMGTVFQVPWTRIDPWPGGADVLRGLGLTVAALGLGEHAVPLDRLATDPPERLALVLGTEGDGLSRATMTAADLTVTIPMAGEVDSLNVAAAAAVAAWALRA